AGTCGAGTTTAACAAACTCGACTTCCACTGAAAGTCGAGTATGTTGAACTCAACTTTCAGGTGCAGTACAAATCAGACTTATTTACTTGCTGGATGAGGGGTTGAATTTACCTGGAAGTCGAGTTTACTAAAATCGACTTCCAAAAAGAGTCCAACTTactaaataagtttgaacgCGTGCTATTTGGCTGAAATATTTCGGAAATTGTATTGTTGGGCAAATTTTGCCCTGAAGTGGGTAAGTAATAAACAAACCGTAATCCTCCGAAACCGAGCTATTGCCACAAAAACATGTGACCGCTATTTTCAACTTGGCATTGGAATTAGAATCAGGTAAATTATTGGGAGATAGATATTATATTTGTGCAGCAACTCAGACTTGGTTAGGTTCGCATATCGTTTGCTTGTTAGACTAAAAAACTTGAGCTATGAATGCGAGATTTGACCCTTGCCAGACGTAGTATGAAGCTAAAGCCAAATCACATCTTGGGCTACAATTGGATTCAAGTATGTAACAACAAACTGAGACCAAAACCAACACCAACACAGAAAGCCACAACTTGGGTTTCATCGGATTTCGCGGCTCTTCCCCCTCTTTTCCCCTTCTTCTTATTATCAATTTCACAGATCAGGTGGAGtggggtttttcttttcttttttattaacatttttttttctaaaattaagaaaaaataaaattgaattaaatgtaaaaaaataaaatttaactgCATAAACTAACAAAACATTAACAAATGACTTAATTGATAAGAaatgaaacttagaggactgaaataacAAAACTAAAACTTATAGGACCGAAATGAAAAATGGTAAAACTTAGAGGGtgtgttttgcattttagcctaaagtcttatcttttattcctttggttttattttaattctggttaagataacattgtaattttgtaataagttttaattattatgataatcacATTATTCTTTaaaagatgagaaatttgaaacttataaagtttagttgtatattaggCAAACATAACACAGTACAACAAAAGTTAGAAGGATATGattcaccttaaaaaaatattaattaaacacacaaaaaataatagaatgatatatttgtagagataaaaatacttgtataaatctttttttttttttaattgacaaTACTTGAAgtgttactttttatatattacaccccattacattatatttatatatattcccaCGCATCGCATTGGTCTGTAACTAGTTTAACATAATAACTAGGTACTCTTTCATAGTTTCATGTAGGAACATAAATGTTCATGGTATTTGAATCACCTCAATTATCTATGATATCATAGCAGACAACACATTTTGcatcataaaatatttaaacaGCCCAAAAATGGGTCCTCATGACTACTAAATACCACTTGTAAAGATGAATTCATAAATTAAACATGGCTCACCCAAAACTTTTCACCCAAGAATCAAGAAGTTGATTAATAAACAAAGTCGCACAGGAAGggatttttaagaaactaaaatttagaatttgaaatataGTAAACTGTTGAGGTGTGTGctagtttttttaaatatatatatatatatatatatatatcaaacgtgcatgagatatatttaaatagagtgtgctaattttaagaaaaaatttctctggtagtttttttttaattttgttgaattataaatttaaccctattttttattttttaagaaaaatgattatctaattagcttaggggtatttttgacattttctaaaaatataattaactttctgaatcctcttaatatataaagataacGCATAAACAAAAAAGTGATTCTCCTTTTATCATCGCATCTACACCAAATGAATCTTACTATATCTAAGCTCTCTTGAGGTCTccacttttatttatatatttattgaataTTTGATTGATTCCTTAAGTTCTCCTCTCAAATTTCTGTCATGTGTATGGTTATATAGATGGTGTTAAAACACCATAATACACTTCACCAACATACCCAACCCAGAAGAGTCACCACAAAATTTCACCTCTTTTTTTGTGGGCTCAACTTGCGAGAAAACCCATAGGCTTCTTTCAGACTTCTCTCACACAATACCAGAAGAAGAAATATGGCTTATATAGTCTTTTATAACCCTCAAATTTTTAATCGAAATCAAGCAAAGGAGGACAGAGGAGCGGGAAATCATAGCTAGAACGATTTTCTGCATCGCTATGTTTGTATGCTAGACAGAccgctgaatttttttttttttttttttttagagactGCCATAGTGCCGTTCTCCTTTGAGAACCCAATCCTCTTATGTTTGGAACAATATCCATTATAACAACAGGAGCTCCATCATATTCATTCCCAGATAGCATCAGGACCTACTGCTAGTACTCCATCCAAACCCAATCCCAATCCTCTACTCACTGCAACCACCTTAGTAATCTCCTCACCTCATTGTTCTCTCCAAGCAAAAAAGTTTACGACTTCACCATGTATTTCCAAATAGCATCAAGATGGCCTTCAAGTTATTCTATATAGTGACAAAAATTTTATCAAGATTGTGTTCAAGTTGAAGGAGACCCTTTAATCTGTTTGCAGTGCGTCTGATCTGGGTGTTGATATGGGATAGAACCAGGAAATTGTGTGAGAGGTTTGAAGTGGATGGATTTTCTCGAGGgccaacaaataaaatagaaaagaagagagagtgtTTTAACGCCATTTGAATGGTTATTTAACTGAACAGATGGAAAAAATTTGAGAAGGGAACCTAAGGTAGTATTTTGCCCTTATACTTTACCAACATTcagcaaaaaatattaatccaaaCCCACACAAGTGGGTCATTAAAGAATCCCAGTTTCAACAGGATTTGGAAGTAAAATGGAGAGCGAATATTAACCATTAACCACCCAATTGTTTGCCTGCATAGGTCAATACCATTTCTTAAATATCCTTGAGGAGTTGGAGggaaaaaatacataaaaacaaaacccaaccctACATAATGGAGAAATTTTAGAGTAAGCGACATTGGCAAATTACACCCTTATAGCACTGTATGCATACATTACTTGCTCTCATTCCTGGTATCCTTCGACACAATCAGGAAAATTACTACAGAAATTTGAGAAAAGCAAAAACACGGGACAATATATAAAGGTATTTGCTTCACTAACTTAAAAAgtaccaaaattcaaaaaaaattgcacacaACAATATCGAGAAGACCTATCAACATGCCTACATAAGTTCAGTTCTAATCTTCTGCACCAGTGCCACCATCTTCTTCAGTCAATTGCTTCTGTTTTTCTTGCTCCTCTGCAAAAATCACAAAACCATTCTAGttaacccccccaaaaaaaacaccTAAATTAAGGATCAATAAACCAGcaacagcaaaaaaataaataaaaaaataagataaaggaaaaagagCAACAATCAGTGACAGCCACCCAATCATATCATAGTCTAGAGAATTAGTGTGTTTATGACAACTGCAATAAAGTGAAACTATTGACTGGAAATCTACAAACTAAATACAGCAAATTTGTTACAGCATGCGAGCCTACAATACATTGATATCATAACAAACATTCATATATCTTTACGATACATATACAAAGTAAAGAAAGTTCAAAATTCCTCAAGAAGTCCGAAATTCATTTAATTACCTATGGCTAGTTGCACCAATGAGTTTGACTAATCATGCACTATTCATGAAGGATACCTCAACAGCAGTGTCATACAAACAAGGAACACCAAACATCATATAAATCACAGATCGAACCAAATGCTGTCAACATCTGCACTCTCCCTCTTACtgaaattttggttaaaatatgCCAAACTAGATTACAAAATCTGATATTTAATGTTTGGAATAAGCCATGAGATCAGAGTCAAATTTTAGCTGTATATCATTTATACCGTAGAATTAGTAAAACAGGTACACCATTCACAATCAGGCTAGGTATTGGAAATGAGTAGGGTTTGCTGTTTTTAGCttcttatttgtttaatttttcagtttttattttttattttttttatgacttaCGCAAGCACCCACTGGATCTTGAAACCACAACCTCACCCACCACCTTACTCTTACAAGCAGCAGAGGAGTACTAAATTGCCATAACAGTATCTATATGATTGGTTAATAAAACAGGATGCTGATAGACATCTAAACAGCTTAGGTATTTGTGACCAATATCTAGCTCCAAATTATATCATAGACCCTTCTTGTTTTGACCTGCTAAGAAAATAGCACAACTATTTCTATAGAATATTATCCACAGAGTAACCCACCCACATCAACTGTTATAAGAGACTTTAGCATCCAAAAAAATGCCTCACACTTAATAAGCGATACAGTCTCTTATTTATTCTTCTTGACTAAAGAAAAGCTACCAATTTGTTTAGTATATCAAGCAGCCCTTTAAATACATCGCAAAATGACTGGACTATGCCTCTTCTCATCTTCAGATGCATAGACATAGGGAAGATccccaaaacaaacacatttAAGCAGAAACagctcaaaaaaatttcatcatcCAGCCATGCTCAAGTTCAAACACCCTAAATGTCTTATTGGTCATGCTAATGAAAACAATGTCCTCTTGGTCATCATTTCTCCATCCTTAAACCGGCTTTCTACACTTGATTTCTGTCCAAACTATTCTGAACCTCTTCAAAGTCAAGGTAATACCAAATTGGATGTCATGCAGCTTATGCTGAAGCAAGAGAAGAACCCATCTACCAACCACACAAAGACCCACCCTCATTCTGGAGTTTCTTAGCAAGTAACACATGGAAAGAAACATTCATAGACATGGAGAAAATACTCTATGAGGTCAgatattttgttcttttcatCTTCTCCGATCAGATATGGGGGGCTATCACAGTTTCTTCATTGAATCCAAGCTTTTTCAATTAGTTATAGAGGAAGGGGGACGTTATTTCTCACTACAGATTTTCAAGCGTGGCAAATACTCTATGAGGTCAGTTTTCATGGGGAAGAATGTAGCACAATGGCTGAGAAAGAAATCGAGGATGTTGTGCATTAAAGAGGGTGATAATAATACTAAGTTCTTCCACAAGATGGCTAATTCTCATAGAAGGTATAACCATCTGAGTTTCTTAGATGTGGATGGGGTGATTTATGAGGAAGGAGCAAAAGTGGCTGCTCAAGTAgttcaattttaaaaaactctGTATCAGGAGTCCGAAGAGTGGAGACCTTTTGTGGAAGGTCTAGAGTTTGATCAAACTGGGGAGTTGGAGAGGGGCTGGCTGAAGAGGAGGTTTGAGAAGGACGAGATACTATCAGTGGTTAGAGATATGGAAGAGGATAAAGCTCCAGGACCAAATGGCTTTTCTATGGCCTTTTTCCATCATTGCTGGAGAGTTGTAGAAAGAGATGTTTTAGCAGTTTTTGAAGAGTTTTATCAGCACTATAAGTTTGAGAAATTTCTTAATGCTACCTTTATAGCTTTAATCCCTAAGAAGAATGATGCCTCTAACATTTGACATTTCAGACCTATTATTTTGGTGGGGAGTATGTATAAGATCTTGGCCAAGGTTTCGGCAAATCGATTGAAAGTGGTGTTAGATCAACTAATATCTGAATCTCAAAATAGTTTTGTGGGAGGCAGACAAATCCTTGATTCAGTTCTCATTGCCAATGAGTGTGTTGACAGCCGGATGAAGAGTAAGATTCTAGGGGTGATTTGTAAGTTAGATATTGAGAAAGCTTATGACAATGTGAATTGGGAGGCACTTctgaagttgttgaagaaaatggGCTTTGGGGAGAAATGGTGTAGCTAGATTCGAACTTGTATCTCTACAGTTCAGTTTTCTGTGTTTGTCAATGAGTCTCCAACTGACTTCTTTGGTAGCTCTAGAGGTTTGAGACAAGGGGATCCGCTGTCTCTCAtgttatttttagttatgatgGAGGTGTTTAGTAGGATGGTGAAGAGAATGGAGGGGGTAGGATTACTTAGTGGCTTTAGGACAGATGGTAGGAGGGACAAAGGGGAATGTGTTTCGCATTTGCTGTTTGCAGATGatactattttgttttttgatgcAATGGTGGAGCAAATCCTACATGTTCGATTGTTGCTACTTTGTTTTCAGGTTGTGACCGGTTTGAAGGTTAATGTAGCTAAGAGTGAAATGGTTCCTATAGGGGAGGTAAATAATGTGCATGCTTTGGAAGAGATATCAGGTTGTAGGATTGGGGCCCTGCCAATGACTTATCTTGGTATGCCGTTGAGGGTGTCCCAGAAGTTCCcctctttttgaaaccctataTTGGAAAAAATTGAACGGAAGTTAGCAGAgtggaagaagttgtatttgtcaaaaAGTGGTTGACTGACATTGCTTAAAAGTACACTATCTAGCCTCCCtacttattttttatctcttttcacCATTCCTACACGTGGCGAACAAAATTGAGAAGCTGCAAAGGGACTTCTTGTGGGTTGACTCTAAGACACATTTGTTGGGTTGGGATAAGGTGTGTATGCCTATTCCTAATGGCAGTTTGGGTATTAGGAAATTGACCACTTTCAATAAAACCTTACTAGGAAAGTGGCTTTGGCGTTTCGGGATCGAGGAGAATAGGCTTTAGAGGAGGGTGGTAGCTTTGAAATTTTGGGAAGAAGGGGGGATGGACCTCTAAGTTGGGAAGGGGTGTTCATGGGTGTCGTTTGTGGAGAAGTATCCAAATGGGCTGGGAAGTGTTTAGCAAAAATGTCTAGTTTAAGGTTGGAGTGGGACATAGAGTGAAATTCTAGACAGACAAGTAGTGTGGAGATCTTCCTCTCCATTTGGCTTTTTCGGTCTTGTACAATTTTGCTGTAAATAGAGAAGCTTCCATAGAATCATCTTTGATATGTCAAGGAGCAAGGGATAGGAGAACTTGGGATGTTCATTTCATTCGGGGTCCTAATGATTGGGAGGCAAATGTGGTGGATGATTTCTTTCAATTCTTGGCACACAATTTACCTTTAGTGACTAACGGTGATCGTATGAGATGGAAGTTGACAAAGACCGGGAATTTTACTATCCGCTCATATTATCATAAGTTACATGGTTCTTCTTCTATTGTTTTTCcatggaaaggtatttggaaggttaaggcacCCCGGCatgtctctttctttgtttggacagtCGCATGCGATAGGATTCTCACGGGAGGTAACTTGCGGCTTAGGGGCTTTGACTTTGTTGACTGGTGTATTATGTGTCGTTGTGGGGAGACAGTGGATCATTTGTTGTTACATTGTGGAAAGACTTATTAGCTGTGGTGCTTTGTCTTTAGAATTTTTGAGATTTCATGGGTCCCCTAATGTACGGTGTcagattttctttttggttggtggaattggttgggacGCATTCATCTcacatttggaatttagtttcattgtgtttgatgtggtgtatttggagggaaagCAATCGGCGGATGTTTGAAGATTTGGATAGATCAGATGACCAACTGCTTGCTCTCTTTTCTAGTtctctttttgattgggctAGGGCTTGGAAACTCACATCTAGTGATTATCTTCCTTTATTCCTtagctctcttcttctttgtaattagtgtttttttatgttttttcgtttccatctttttttgtacttttgatATGCTACTTTGCATTTAGCAGCtttttgaatatacatctttcttacctatcaaaaaaaaaagaaaaataaaggccCTAGAAAGAGCATTCTTTGTCACCAAAACCTTATGGAACCTAAAAAATGTTGCCAAGCGGCCATTAGTTTGAACTTTTTGAAGTTTGATGAAATTCTTTACATTGGACAGCAATAACAACCTCTTGGCAAAGAAAACAGATACAAAACCAAGTggcaaaggaagagaaaaacatCAATCAATAGATAATcagcaaataaattaatataacaGGGACTAAAGGACAGTTGAGTGTAACCATCATCACCCTTTACACTcgtggggaaaaaaattaagaagaaactTGTAATTACTTACCCATAAGTTTATATAATGCCTTTTGGGTGCGTCTTTCAAGCTTATCAAGTTTCTTTTGCACATCCCTCCTGAGGTCCCAGTTTGGTTTCTTTGGAGCGATATTCACAAATGGGTCCTGAATATTTCTCTCAAATTAGAGCATACGAACATAGAATATGAAACCAAAAGCACACATGTTAAAGCTATTAATTCAGAGAACTTCACAATGGAAGTAATCAATTACCTCCTCTGCTGATGGTAGAGGTGCAGCTGCAATAGGATCTTCAAACTTTGGTAGCACTGGTGGAGAAACCTTTCCCTCCTGAAGTTGCTTATCATGAGGAACATAGTTCCGAAATTTCATGTTGAAATTACTGCAACAAAATTATGAGTTAAAGTTAGCGCATGATCATAATTAGCAAAGCAGATGCCAAATATGCATACAGCCAAAAATAGAACAAACCTTTACACATTCCAAACATGTATTATATGCCAATTAATTCTTGTTGATAATCTAAAAACATCAGCAACAATCGAAGTAAACAAGTACATTCGTCATGATATGAAGTCAAATTACCATGTATTggtaagaaataaaatttaaaaaaataaaaaaatagtagaagGCTTTTGAGCATGATTTgattattttacttaaatacaAAACTTAGTTAACCTTCCCCTTTGGTCAATGAACATGCAGCAGAATAAGCTTAGTAAGTTCAGGAGCCAGTATAGAGcctcccaaaaataaaaagtaaccGAGATCAGAGTGTTGGAAATAATgagaaatgaaaaggaaaaaaaaaaagaattaagaaattgaGACTATTGACCTTTAATCCCCACCCTAATGTATGCAAGCATGATGAAAATTCAACATTTCTGTAAACAATTGCATTTTCTGtttgtaaattatttattaacagGGACAGTCTTTTAAATGCAACAGCTttatttcttacctatcaaaaaaaaaaaaaaaaatgcaacagcTATGTCATCCAAAGATAAGATGTAAATCTGATATGATTCCATACTATCTTGTATCTACATGTAAGAACTtcattgaccaaaaaaaaaaaaacctaaaacaaaaGGAGTTCAACCCTAGTACAGGGGAAGAATACAAAAGGCAATGCCAAAAGATAACAAAGGAAagaatacacacacacacatagaaaCCCTAACAAGTTTAAAATCTAGAATGAAATAGAGCTGAAGTCCACTCATAAAAAAGCCTGCAAAATGAAACTTCAACTTTGACAAAGGTACCTTCCTctacttatcaaataaaaaaaggtaattCCTCCCCTTCAAAGCATCAAGCATTCCTTTCTCTCCATATGCACCACATTAAGCATAACGGAACGGCCTTCCATCTGTTCTCTAGCCATAGTGTACTTTCCAACATGATAATGGATCCAGCACACAGCTAGGCATTACCCAATTCTCACCAACAACCACCCAATTCATTCTCACTAACAACAACAACCCAATTCATACCAACcaagaaaaatgatataaaacTCCTTAGCAATGTTAAAATGAAGGAGTCTGTATGGCTCTTACACAAATAACACTAATCCATAATAACTATCCTCAGCTTCTTAAGATTATCTGTTGCCAAAATTTTCCACAAAGCAGCAcaccatgagaaaaaatctacCCTAGGTCGTACATGAACTTTCTATATGCTTTGCTATACTATCTCCCCAATTGAGCTTATAGTATCAGTGTTATGTTTCATCACCTTGTACCTATGATTCAAAACCCATGAAATGCTCCACTACAAAATGCAAAGCTATCACAACCCATATTTCCTCATAGATGCAAGCTCAAGTTAAAATGTAAAACCAACTACTGGAATCCCTTCATTGCTAATTTGAAATTCTTGAATGGAAGTAAGCATTAATACCTAAAACTTACAAGGGTTTACAAAAAAGGCCTACACCATACACTCATACACTAACAAAACAGCATAACAAATtggaaattagaaaataaagaatggaaagaagaaaaaaaaaattcaaaaagagaagaTATTGTACACTCACTTTTCTTCATTAGTTCCATTCTCATCATTTGTCTTATGCTCAA
The Quercus lobata isolate SW786 chromosome 10, ValleyOak3.0 Primary Assembly, whole genome shotgun sequence DNA segment above includes these coding regions:
- the LOC115966002 gene encoding coiled-coil domain-containing protein 12 — protein: MAAEEDSIEQAAAARRERLRTLKAAQELLNTPDEDSAQVEHKTNDENGTNEENNFNMKFRNYVPHDKQLQEGKVSPPVLPKFEDPIAAAPLPSAEEDPFVNIAPKKPNWDLRRDVQKKLDKLERRTQKALYKLMEEQEKQKQLTEEDGGTGAED